A DNA window from Heptranchias perlo isolate sHepPer1 unplaced genomic scaffold, sHepPer1.hap1 HAP1_SCAFFOLD_129, whole genome shotgun sequence contains the following coding sequences:
- the LOC137308337 gene encoding NACHT, LRR and PYD domains-containing protein 3-like isoform X2, whose product MAEGSNRGEGPTSSKRMRIDTDPNTAITEFLTKCDDYLLFQLTKFYRDRLEQAIEGGVDGVSSLLTYETHFSGQEHRKHKETLRVQTETLRVNTILIKEKVKIFQLVTLYTELTVISTVRDRTLVEHELLARGRDHEEWREKHLRRELEKIRTDQLFHSSFSQRKSKSGSSAAVSGVAGIGKTTMVQKIVYDWATGKIYPHFQFVFSFKFGDLNAINCRINLRNLILDLYPYFGNILGELWKNPEGLLFIFDGLDEFKESIDFDNNRINTEADYICTDPEDQCEVSDIVYSLIQHKLLPGCSVLVTSHPTALHLLEKAEISVWAEILGFVGEERKEYFNKFFEDQAVAAAVFKHVEENEILYTMCYNPSYCWILGLSLGPFFTQRDRKQQRVPRTITQLYSYYIYNILKNHGREIESPRDVLLKAGEMAFTGVSEKKIVFRNGDLIKYNLQPSQFLSGFMMELLERDDSTQSVVYTFPHLTIQEFVAALAQFLTPDPGDIRKLLSEAFSKDDGRFEIFLRFFVGLSSSQSARPLEEFLGPFLHQTICGVIDWVKAKVEGQIGNITNKFGDTENETGKRDLLNTFHYLFESQNQTLARVTVGSVEILKFGHLTSWKALRLTLIDCAVLSHVIGLCDTIKHLDLENCSIQCEGLQRLGPALHKCQVLRLGRNELGDSGVKLVSAALGNPDCKIQELGLWDNDLTDSCTDYLSNALSTNRSLTELNLGKNKLGDSGVKLLSAALRNPDCKIQKLHLDDVGLTDSCTEDLVSALSTNRSQTILDLGLNSFTDRSVPALRSLILTRRSLKRIWLMGNRFSPNGKRHLESLRESRPGLSVGV is encoded by the exons aaacacaaggaaacactccgggtccaaactgaaacactgagagtgaacacgatcctaataaaggagaaggttaagattttccagctggtcactctatacactgagctaacggtcatttctactgttcgagatcggacacttgtagaacatgaactgctggcaagaggccgagaccatgaagagtggagagagaaacatctccggagagaactggaaaaaatccgaactgatcaactGTTCCACAGCAGTTTTTCCcagagaaaatccaaatctgggagttcagcagcagtgagcggagtcgcggggattggaaaaacaacaatggtacaaaagattgtttatgactgggcgactgggaaaatatacccacactttcaatttgttttcagttttaaattcggggatttgaacgctattaactgtcgaataaacctgaggaatctgatactggatctgtatccttactttgggaatattctgggagagctctggaagaacccagagggattactgtttatattcgatggtttagatgaattcaaggagaGTATCGATTTTGATAACAATCGGATAAATACAGAGGCTGATTACatctgcacagatcctgaagaccagtgtgaagtgtctgacattgtgtacagtttaatacagcacaagctgctcccaggatgttcagtgctagtgaccagccaccccactgcattacatttattggaaaaggctgagatcagtgtctgggctgaaatcctgggatttgttggtgaagaacggaaggaatatttcaacaagttttttgaagatcaggcggtggcagcagctgttttcaaacatgtggaggagaacgagatcctgtacaccatgtgttacaacccttcctactgctggatcctcggtctgtcactgggtcccttcttcacacaaagagacagaaaacagcagcgagttcccaggaccatcacccaactatattcctactatatttacaacattctgaaaaaccatggccgagagattgaatccccccgtgatgtgttactgaaggccggtgagatggccttcacaggagtctccgagaagaagattgtgtttagaaatggagatttgatcaagtacaatctgcaaccttcccagttcctgtctgggttcatgatggaacttttggagagagatgattctacccagagtgtggtttacacattcccgcacctcaccatccaagagtttgtagctgcactcgcacaattcctgactccagatcctggggacatccggaaactcctcagtgaagccttCAGCAAGGACGATGggagatttgagatatttctccgtttttttgttggtctctcctcctcacagtcagctcggcccctggaggagtttctgggtccatttcttcatcaaacaatctgtggagtgattgactgggtgaaggcgAAGGTTGAAGGACAGATTGGAAACATAACGAATAAATTTGGAGACACAGAGAATGAAACCggtaaaagggacctcctgaacacattccactacctgtttgagtctcaaaatcaaacactggctcgggtcacagtgggatctgtggaaataCTTAAATTTGGACATCTAACTTCATGGAAAGCATTGCGACTGACCCTGATTGACTGTGCGgtgctgtctcatgtcattggactctgtgatacaataaaacacctcgATCTGGAGAACTGCTCTattcagtgtgaaggactccagcggctgggacccgcactgcacaaatgccaggtgttgag actggggaggaatgaactgggagattcaggagtgaaactagtGTCTGCGGCTCTGggaaacccggactgtaaaatacaggaactggg GTTATGGGATaacgatctcacagattcttgtaccgattaTCTCTCCaacgctctcagtacaaaccggtcactgacggagcTGAATCTGGGTaagaataaactgggagattcaggagtgaaactattgtctgcggctctgaggaacccggactgtaaaatacagaaactgca tctggatgatgtcggtctcacagattcttgtaccgaggatctcgtctctgctctcagtacaaaccggtcacagACGATTCTGGACCTGGgattaaactccttcacagaccgatctgtccccgctctccgctccctcatactgacccgcaggagtctgaagcggatctg gttgaTGGGGAATCGGTTCAGTCCAAAtggaaagagacacctggagtcactgcgggaatccagacccggactgagtgtgggagtCTGA